A single window of Drosophila suzukii chromosome 3, CBGP_Dsuzu_IsoJpt1.0, whole genome shotgun sequence DNA harbors:
- the bumpel gene encoding sodium-coupled monocarboxylate transporter 1: protein MANIEEILGELQQFAWPDYVAFVSMFLLCIGIGIYFGFMNKSVSEDDYMLGGRKMLVIPIAFSLVASFVSGITLLGLPTEVYSYGIQYLYVACGVIGMGVVMGVFYLPVFHDLNITSTYEYLEIRFDRRLRLYGSVMFAIMNVAYLPIVIYVPALAFNQVTGIGVHTITPIVSIICVFYTSLGGLKAVVWTDVVQAVSMVGALSLVAIKGTHDIGGAGVVLERAWNSDRLEAPDLRIDPTVRHTFWCLFFGGIVYWTQTNAVSQNMIQRYLSLPSLGDARKALCIFCVGVLILMALCGYNGLLIYATYQNCDPLTTKLAKARDQLLPLFVMKTLGELPGMTGLFIAGVFSAALSSLSTCLNSMSAVVLEDFVKPYVKKPLSSSAINWIMRLVVVGVGALCVCLVYVVEHMGTVLQLTMSLEAITNGPLFGIFTIGLFLPWINGNSALLGGVMGVIAMSWVSLNAQWAIASGAISYHTKPLNVEQCDYSYNVTTSLANSTHLLASAEDIFPLYRISYMWYTTFGASITIIVALLGTLVFGKNNPNKVDPVLLTPCIRKFFAFGFEKPMDAYKADIPLQHKLRHDEVAL, encoded by the exons ATGGCGAACATCGAGGAGATTCTGGGCGAGCTGCAGCAGTTCGCCTGGCCGGACTATGTGGCCTTTGTATCGATGTTCCTGCTCTGCATCGGAATCGGGATATACTTCGGGTTCATGAACAAGTCCGTTTCCGAGGATGACTATATGCTAGGCGGACGAAAGATGCTGGTCATCCCCATTGCCTTCTCCTTGGTGGCCAGCTTTGTATCCGGAATCACGCTGCTCGGTCTTCCCACCGAGGTGTACTCCTATGGGATCCAGTATCTCTATGTGGCCTGCGGCGTCATCGGCATGGGCGTGGTGATGGGTGTTTTTTACCTACCCGTTTTCCACGACCTGAATATCACATCCACCTACGAG TATCTGGAGATTCGCTTCGATCGCAGGCTACGCCTTTACGGATCAGTGATGTTTGCCATTATGAAT GTGGCCTATCTGCCCATCGTAATCTATGTACCTGCGTTGGCCTTCAACCAGGTGACAGGAATTGGAGTCCATACGATCACGCCGATCGTGAGCATCATCTGCGTTTTCTACACAAGTCTGGGTGGATTAAAGGCAGTGGTCTGGACGGACGTGGTGCAGGCAGTGTCCATGGTAGGAGCGCTCTCCTTGGTGGCGATTAAGGGTACACACGACATTGGAGGAGCTGGAGTGGTACTGGAGCGAGCTTGGAACAGCGATCGGCTGGAAGCACCAGA TCTTCGCATCGATCCCACTGTGCGCCACACCTTCTGGTGCCTGTTCTTCGGAGGGATTGTCTACTGGACGCAGACCAATGCAGTTTCCCAGAACATGATCCAGAGGTACTTGTCCCTACCGTCCCTCGGCGATGCCCGGAAAGCTCTCTGCATCTTCTGCGTCGGCGTCCTCATCCTGATGGCGCTCTGTGGATACAATGGACTGCTGATCTACGCCACCTACCAGAACTGTGATCCCCTGACAACCAAG CTGGCAAAAGCCCGAGACCAACTCCTCCCGCTCTTTGTGATGAAGACCTTGGGCGAACTGCCCGGCATGACTGGACTCTTCATTGCCGGCGTCTTCAGTGCCGCCTTAAGCTCCCTTTCCACCTGCCTCAACTCCATGTCTGCCGTGGTTCTGGAGGATTTTGTCAAGCCTTACGTGAAGAAACCGCTCTCCAGCTCGGCCATCAACTGGATCATGCGTCTGGTGGTCGTCGGAGTAGGAGCACTCTGTGTGTGCCTGGTCTACGTGGTGGAACACATGGGCACTGTCCTTCAGCTGACCATGAGCCTGGAGGCGATTACAAACGGTCCACTGTTTGGCATCTTCACTATAGGACTGTTTCTACCCTGGATCAATGGAAAT AGCGCTTTGCTGGGCGGGGTTATGGGTGTGATTGCCATGTCCTGGGTGAGTCTAAATGCCCAATGGGCCATTGCCTCTGGAGCCATTAGCTACCATACGAAACCTTTGAATGTGGAGCAGTGCGACTACAGCTACAATGTGACCACCAGTCTGGCCAACTCAACGCACCTGCTGGCATCTGCTGA GGACATCTTTCCACTCTACCGGATCTCGTATATGTGGTACACCACTTTTGGTGCTTCCATCACTATAATCGTAGCTCTGCTAGGAACCTTGGTATTTGGAAAGAATAATCCCAACAAAGTGGATCCTGTGCTACTCACCCCCTGCATACGAAAGTTCTTTGCTTTCGGCTTTGAAAAGCCCATG GATGCCTACAAGGCCGACATTCCACTACAGCACAAGCTCCGTCACGACGAGGTGGCCTTATGA
- the LOC108010619 gene encoding LOW QUALITY PROTEIN: uncharacterized protein (The sequence of the model RefSeq protein was modified relative to this genomic sequence to represent the inferred CDS: inserted 1 base in 1 codon) produces MPIVVAQELSGSHALPEAYYVYSHSQNHLAESQENCSGXRSGIKCKITGETAGAINRALGKNVYSIQIIF; encoded by the exons ATGCCGATTGTAGTTGCACAAGAACTGAGTGGGAGCCATGCGCTACCCGAGGCTTACTACGTATATAGTCATTCACAGAACCACCTGGCAGAGAGCCAGGAGAACTGCAGCG ATAGGAGCGGGATCAAGTGCAAGATCACCGGCGAAACGGCGGGAGCAATCAACAGAGCACTCGGAAAAAATGTCTATagcattcaaataattttttaa
- the ninaG gene encoding neither inactivation nor afterpotential protein G — protein sequence MGLKFQKILVFGGIIIGFLSVIVILAGTLLKNSIPNVLTPEERQFAFDYVIVGAGTGGSTLTSLLAKHSNGSVLLVEAGGQFGLLSRIPLLTTFQQKGINDWSFLSVPQKHSSKGLIERRQCLPRGKGLGGSANLNYMLHFDGHEPDFDSWRDLHNLSDWGWAQMRSFMAAAKPKPPDMLEIPIRYSKLTESLNEAQAQFSHKDWIFRRSTYNIRNGLRYSVLQQFLNPMLQHSNLRLLPDALVKRIQLSSSPLLHATSILVGIKDEENREQEFTIEVRRELILCAGAYQTPQLLLASGIGDPFVLNKIGIPLQHSLPLVGHNLHDHFNVPLFVSMGVTGPTLNQNTLLNPMTLINFLSSGTGPLGNFGVLGNVASYGGSPFGITFFGAGAIDESSLMSISNFKGPAFRALFPRYYNASQEGFVVISNCLQPRSRGSVGLLNRHMRRNPLIDPNYLSSEEDVACTIAAIRSAVELVTSAAFASLHPRIHWPRLQECSNFGPLERDFFDNKPSDHYLECLMRHVGLGSHHPGGTCALGSVVDTQLR from the exons ATGGGCCTGAAATTTCAAA AGATCCTGGTTTTTGGTGGGATTATCATAGGATTCCTGTCTGTCATTGTGATCCTGGCAGGCACTTTGCTGAAGAATTCCATACCCAATGTCTTAACCCCAGAGGAGCGACAATTTGCTTTCGACTATGTGATTG TTGGAGCGGGAACTGGAGGAAGCACTCTCACTTCGCTGCTGGCCAAGCACAGCAATGGAAGTGTCCTGCTCGTGGAGGCTGGAGGTCAGTTTGGACTACTCAGTCGTATTCCCCTGCTGACCACCTTCCAGCAGAAGGGCATCAACGACTGGTCCTTTCTCTCGGTCCCGCAGAAACACTCCTCCAAGGGTCTCATCGAACGGAGGCAGTGCCTCCCGAGGGGCAAGGGACTGGGGGGATCCGCCAATCTTAACTATATGCTGCACTTTGATGGTCACGAACCGGATTTTGATTCCTGGCGGGATCTGCACAATCTTAGCGATTGGGGCTGGGCCCAGATGAGATCCTTTATGGCGGCTGCCAAGCCCAAGCCCCCGGATATGCTCGAAATCCCCATACGTTACTCCAAGTTAACTGAATCACTGAACGAGGCACAGGCTCAGTTTTCCCACAAGGATTGGATCTTCCGGCGGTCTACGTATAATATAAGGAATGGACTGCGTTATTCAGTGTTGCAGCAGTTCCTAAATCCAATGCTCCAACATTCCAATCTGCGTCTGCTGCCCGATGCATTGGTGAAGCGGATTCAACTATCTTCCAGTCCATTGCTCCATGCCACCTCCATTCTGGTGGGGATTAAGGATGAGGAGAACAGGGAGCAAGAATTTACCATCGAGGTGAGGAGAGAGTTAATCCTCTGCGCTGGAGCTTACCAAACTCCACAGCTCCTATTGGCCTCTGGAATCGGAGACCCTTTTGTATTGAACAAAATTGGGATTCCCCTTCAGCATAGCTTACCTTTGGTGGGTCACAACCTGCACGATCACTTCAATGTTCCACTTTTCGTTTCAATGGGTGTTACTGGTCCTACCCTGAACCAGAACACACTCCTGAATCCCATGACCTTGATCAACTTCCTTAGCTCTGGAACCGGACCCTTAGGAAACTTTGGAGTGCTGGGAAATGTGGCTAGTTATGGAGGATCACCCTTCGGCATCACCTTCTTTGGAGCCGGTGCCATCGATGAATCTTCTCTGATGTCAATATCCAACTTTAAGGGACCAGCATTCCGGGCTCTCTTTCCACGCTATTATAACGCCTCCCAGGAGGGCTTCGTGGTTATTTCTAACTGCCTACAGCCAAGGTCACGAGGATCCGTGGGACTTCTTAACCGACACATGAGAAGAAATCCCCTGATAGATCCCAACTACCTCAGTAGCGAAGAGGATGTGGCCTGCACCATTGCGGCAATACGAAGTGCAGTGGAG CTGGTTACTTCGGCTGCCTTTGCTTCACTGCATCCCCGCATCCATTGGCCTCGTCTGCAGGAGTGCTCCAACTTCGGTCCCTTAGAGCGAGACTTCTTCGACAACAAGCCTTCGGATCATTATCTGGAGTGTCTGATGCGGCACGTTGGCCTGGGATCGCATCATCCGGGGGGCACATGTGCCCTGGGCAGCGTCGTGGACACACAATTGAGGTAG